Proteins from a genomic interval of Diaminobutyricimonas aerilata:
- a CDS encoding cohesin domain-containing protein, giving the protein MTTPSRRRGLAPAFAAGALALGLTLTGAAPALAAPSASAVTITATPTVDVGGTVDVEVGLTGAVDLYAARFTVTFDPTLLSYVDGSTTGPSGGFDSVTTGPGTVTVVHSRLGSSPALAGDIPWSLDFVAVAPGSGTVGVQSVELVDPQGATTAVDGTDEAPVTVNGVVTEPDPGTGGGGTGGGGASPGAGTGTGTASGGNADDALAGTGAAVTGGLVAAGLLLAAGVVLVLRRRAARVS; this is encoded by the coding sequence ATGACAACTCCCTCCCGCCGCCGCGGGCTCGCCCCGGCCTTCGCCGCCGGAGCACTCGCCCTCGGCCTCACGCTCACGGGCGCCGCGCCGGCGCTCGCGGCACCGTCGGCTTCTGCAGTGACCATCACGGCGACTCCGACCGTCGACGTCGGCGGCACCGTCGACGTCGAGGTCGGCCTGACCGGCGCCGTCGACCTGTATGCCGCCCGATTCACCGTCACGTTCGACCCGACGCTGCTGAGCTACGTCGACGGAAGCACGACCGGTCCGAGCGGCGGATTCGACTCCGTCACCACCGGTCCCGGCACGGTCACCGTCGTGCACTCGCGCCTCGGAAGCTCCCCCGCCCTCGCCGGCGACATCCCGTGGTCGCTCGACTTCGTCGCCGTCGCCCCCGGATCCGGCACGGTCGGCGTGCAGTCCGTGGAACTCGTCGACCCGCAGGGCGCCACGACCGCGGTCGACGGCACCGACGAGGCCCCCGTCACCGTCAACGGCGTCGTGACCGAGCCCGACCCCGGCACCGGTGGCGGCGGAACCGGCGGGGGCGGCGCCTCCCCCGGAGCCGGCACCGGCACCGGCACTGCGAGCGGCGGCAACGCGGACGACGCGCTCGCCGGCACCGGTGCCGCCGTGACCGGTGGCCTCGTCGCCGCCGGACTGCTGCTCGCCGCGGGCGTCGTGCTCGTGCTCCGCCGCCGCGCCGCGAGGGTCTCGTGA